TGCCATCGAATATAAGGGAAGATACTCAGACAATAGGTATCACATTGGTAGTTGTAATAGAGCTGCAGATACCCGCCGCGCAAACTGCCGACCTCAACCTGGGTTCGCTCTGTGTTCAATTGAGGCCCTCGTCCGATTGTATATTCTCCTTGAAGGCCGAACGGTTGCGGAAACACGACAAAATGCCAGGCTACCCGCTCATCGAGATAGTTCCCGTTATTCGTGATAAACGGAGACACCGGCACGGGAGTAATGATGTTGGAATTTGGAAAGACCGGAGTGGTTGAGACCACATACTGCCCTGTATACGCATCCATCCCGATCTCGACGACCTGCCCATTCGAAAACTCATGCGGATAGGACGAATGAACAATGACATGTTTGTTCTTGTTGAGTTCCGTCGTGTTACTCAGATTCGAGTTGCCATTGTAGACGCCGAGACCGAGCATTCCATAATCACCTGATCCCTTGAGTCCGCTCTCGGCAAGACGCCGAAAGCGTTCGCGAATGATCGTCGGGCTGTAGTAGAGAAAGAGCCCGACATCCCGCTCATTGAGTTGCGCGCTGTTGATCGCATCGGTACGGTCGAACGCAAGGCGGTTTTGGCTTGATTGCAGGGTCTCGAATCCAAAGGGCACCTTCGACTGCCCGGCCCTGATCCGCCACTCCTTGTTCGGGGTCAAGTAGAGATCGGCATAGAAATCGCGTAACACAGGTGTATTATTCGTCCCCGTATTATTGTTATTTCCCATGGTCGATTGGGTGCCCGTACCATTGGCTGTATTGGTGCCGGTCATCTCCGCGAATTCTTCCTGCACATAGATAAAGACCCGATCATGCGGTTGTCCGCTCACGATTAACCGAGCCCGTCGCAAGGAAAACTGATCGTTCCGTCCTAGAGCCCGGTCACCTTGATCGTTGATAAGCAGGGAATTATTCTGAGTTTCAAACCGGAACTGTGCATATCCTCGAATGCTGATTTTTTCGTACCATCTCTCTCGAACCGGGACATCTCCTACACTCCTGCTTTCCTCCAGCGCCTTAGCCTGCTGCTTCTCTTCTTCTGCTTTCAGCTTCACCCACTGATCGATCGTGATCTGCTTGTTTTCGAGCAGAAAGTCTTCGAGGCTGCCCGCCTGCGCCGGCACCCAGGCCGCGACGAGTCCCCCGAGGGCCAGCAGTCCCATCCCTCCCAGTCTTCGACTGGTCCGTCCCATACAATCCCCTTCCATGCCTGCTTAGGAGAATGGCGGAAGGAGAATATGAAGAGACGATTACAGCCAAGTTACGGCTGTCTCCAGTCTCCGTTAACTCCCTGGATGCTGGGAACAGAATGAGGGCATCAATCCGGTTGCATGGACGAGCGAATCGAACACTACAGGGGGATTCGGAGGAGCTGTACCCAGCTTTTCGTCACGGAGCGGAACCAAGACCCGCTGAGAGGACTGACAAGTATGGAGGACCATGCCCTTGACGACGAAAGTTGACCAAGGCGGGCCGCTGTGTCAAGGAAGGTGGGGGCATCCTTCTGAAGGACCTTGTAATGCGCAAGCGCCTGCTCGGTCCATCCGAGCCGCTCATAGATACGAGCCAGCAAGTATCGGATCTGCCGGCGCTCACCATCTGTGCCTTTGTTGTCCTTCAACAATTGTCTTAACAACGCTGCCGCATCGTCCAGGCGATCCAGAGCCTTATAACAGAGTGCCGTCTGAACATCAGACCTCACCGCCATCGCCGGTTCCTGGCGGGCGTGATCGAAGCAGGCAATAGCCTGTCGATACTGCCTCGCTTCCTTATGGGCGAGCCCCTGTTGGTAGGATGATGTGGGTGCGCTCTCGTCCCTCACTTTCGGTTTCTGTCTCGTTGTGGTGGTCTTCTCCGCCGTTGCCGACAAAGCTTGTTCTATTTCCTTCTGTTCCGGCTCGGGCGTGGGCAAGTGTGCGAGCGACGAGGAGGTGAGAGGCAGAATCCCACTGGCTACCCGGTCTGTGGCCGACTGCATTACTAGACCCGCCGCGACCGACGAAGCTTCTTCTTTTTCCTTCTGCTCCGCCTCAGGCGTCAGCAAGTCTGCGACCGACGAGGAGGTGAGAGGCAGAATCCCACTGGCTGCCCGGTCTGTGGCCGCTCTCATCACCAGACCCGCCGTGACCACGCGTGCCTGTTCGGCAAAACCATAGGCCATTGAGACATCGCACACCTGGTTGATCAATCGTGCGTTACCACCAGCCAG
The nucleotide sequence above comes from Nitrospiraceae bacterium. Encoded proteins:
- a CDS encoding porin; protein product: MGRTSRRLGGMGLLALGGLVAAWVPAQAGSLEDFLLENKQITIDQWVKLKAEEEKQQAKALEESRSVGDVPVRERWYEKISIRGYAQFRFETQNNSLLINDQGDRALGRNDQFSLRRARLIVSGQPHDRVFIYVQEEFAEMTGTNTANGTGTQSTMGNNNNTGTNNTPVLRDFYADLYLTPNKEWRIRAGQSKVPFGFETLQSSQNRLAFDRTDAINSAQLNERDVGLFLYYSPTIIRERFRRLAESGLKGSGDYGMLGLGVYNGNSNLSNTTELNKNKHVIVHSSYPHEFSNGQVVEIGMDAYTGQYVVSTTPVFPNSNIITPVPVSPFITNNGNYLDERVAWHFVVFPQPFGLQGEYTIGRGPQLNTERTQVEVGSLRGGYLQLYYNYQCDTYCLSIFPYIRWQEYFGGKKFENNAPRYSVRETEFGLEYQFNAALELTVAYSWTQRTSDDPSQLPAIPGASCGSGAGSGIACTQTPYQLQTGNLLRFQLQWNF
- a CDS encoding AAA family ATPase; its protein translation is MYESFYGLRTNPFSLVPDPGFLYLGTQHKLALSLLEYGLLNRAVFTVITGEPGTGKTTLLNAILDQSQHQVVVGMLSNTHAGLGSLMPWVLMAFNLNGKGMDSVELYRTFTAFLAHEYEQRRRVVLVVDEAQNLGSAMLEELRLLSNLNDGRRQSLQIILSGQPGLRALLQRGDLVQFAQRISVDYHLEPFDEGETPRYVRHRLVVAGMTRAVMTELACRVVHRLAGGNARLINQVCDVSMAYGFAEQARVVTAGLVMRAATDRAASGILPLTSSSVADLLTPEAEQKEKEEASSVAAGLVMQSATDRVASGILPLTSSSLAHLPTPEPEQKEIEQALSATAEKTTTTRQKPKVRDESAPTSSYQQGLAHKEARQYRQAIACFDHARQEPAMAVRSDVQTALCYKALDRLDDAAALLRQLLKDNKGTDGERRQIRYLLARIYERLGWTEQALAHYKVLQKDAPTFLDTAARLGQLSSSRAWSSILVSPLSGSWFRSVTKSWVQLLRIPL